A genomic stretch from Caldalkalibacillus salinus includes:
- a CDS encoding response regulator: protein MKKNILIVDDEPTTRQGLRKTIDVWAEGRLHIWSAENAIDALTILEEKEVHVLITDISMPKFSGLDLLEKINQQKRQPVVLIISAYSEFEYAQKAIEYGVTKYLLKPLNKRKLIQAVEQALEAGSQRAKVDQLEKVVDRRLVDFDVEASSDHDCIRKATDYIHEHIEDALSLKRVARHVHLNPNYFSVLFKEQTQMTFSEYVARSRLQVAKHLLLTTDLTIEDVSERVGYKTAKYFVKIFKDYEGMTPGRFRKI from the coding sequence ATGAAAAAGAACATCCTTATCGTTGACGATGAGCCTACGACACGCCAAGGGTTGAGGAAGACAATCGATGTTTGGGCGGAAGGGCGATTGCATATATGGAGTGCAGAGAATGCCATTGACGCGCTGACGATACTGGAGGAAAAAGAGGTTCATGTGCTGATTACCGATATCTCAATGCCCAAGTTCAGCGGTTTAGATTTGCTTGAAAAGATTAATCAGCAAAAGCGGCAACCAGTGGTCCTTATCATTTCGGCTTACTCCGAATTTGAGTACGCTCAAAAGGCGATTGAGTACGGTGTTACCAAATATCTCTTAAAGCCTTTGAATAAACGAAAACTGATTCAGGCGGTAGAGCAGGCTTTAGAAGCTGGTTCTCAACGCGCGAAAGTAGATCAATTAGAAAAAGTGGTGGACCGTCGATTAGTCGATTTCGATGTAGAGGCATCCTCTGATCATGACTGTATTCGTAAAGCAACGGATTATATTCATGAGCATATTGAAGACGCTTTGAGCTTGAAAAGGGTGGCCCGTCATGTTCACCTCAATCCCAATTACTTTAGTGTGCTGTTCAAAGAACAGACCCAAATGACGTTTAGTGAATATGTGGCCCGAAGTCGTTTACAAGTGGCTAAACATTTACTCCTCACAACAGATTTAACAATTGAAGACGTTTCAGAACGTGTGGGTTATAAGACGGCGAAATATTTTGTCAAAATTTTTAAAGATTACGAGGGGATGACCCCGGGTCGGTTCAGGAAAATATAA